Below is a window of Wenzhouxiangella sp. XN201 DNA.
CGTGACCGAGCGAGGCCTGCAATGGTTCAAGTAAACTTCACAGCCAACGCCTGACACTTCACATTTCACACTTCAAACTCAACCCATGAACTATTGGCTGATGAAATCCGAACCCGACGCCTTCGGCATCGACGACCTCGAGCGCGTCGGCATCGAACCCTGGGACGGCGTGCGCAATTACCAGGCACGCAATTTCATGCGTGACGACATGAAGGTTCGTGACAAGATCTTTTTCTACCACTCCAACTGCAAGGAGCCGGGAATCGTCGGCATCGCCGAGGTGGCGAGCAAACCCTATCCGGACCCGACGCAGTTCGATCCGGACTCCAAATACTACGACCCGAAGAGCGATCCTGACGACCCGCGCTGGATGCTGGTCGATGTGAAATTCAAGCGGCGAACCCGGCGCACCATCCCGTTGCGGGAAATTAAGCAGCACGCCGATGCGCTGGACGGGCTACAGTTGATCAAGCGTGGCAATCGCCTGTCGGTGATGCCGATTGACAAGCAGCATTGGGACTACCTTCTGGGAATGGAAAAGCTATGAGCCAACAACGACTGAAGATCGAAGTGGCGCGCGCAGCCCTGAAATACGTCGAGAACGGCATGACCCTCGGTGTGGGTACCGGCAGCACCGTCAATGCCTTCATCGACGAGCTGGCGTCCTCCGGCAAGCGCCCGGAGGCGGCCGTGTCCTCTTCGAAGGCGACCACTGAACGGCTGGAGGCGATCGGAGTACGAGTGATCGATCTGAATCACACCGACGATCTCGAGCTTTACATCGACGGCGCCGACGAGGTCGATGGCCACAAGCGCCTGATCAAGGGCGGAGGCGGAGCTTTGACTCGCGAGAAGATCATTGCCGCGGCCAGCCGCAAGTTCGTCTGCATTGTCGACGAGTCCAAGTGCGTGGACGTGCTTGGCGAGTTTCCGCTACCGGTAGAGGTCATTCCCATGGCCCGCGCGATGGTCGCGCGCAAGCTCGTCGGCCTGGGTGGCCGGCCGGAACTGCGCGAGGATTTCACGACCGACAACGGCAACCTGATCCTTGACGTGCGTAACCTGGACCTGGTCGATCCGGTCAAGGTCGAAACGGAGATCAACCAGATTCCGGGCGTGGTGACCTGCGGGCTTTTTGCCCGGCGCGGTGCTGACGTGGTGCTGGTGGCTACAGAGGGCGGCATCGACGAGCGTTGAGGCTTAGGAGCCTCTGAACAACTCTGCGGCTCAGGACATCACCAGGCGGTCACGCCCCTCGTTCTTGGCCTGGTAGAGCGCACGGTCGGCGCGGGCCAGCCACTGTGACCAGTTCTCTCCGGTAACAAGGGTGGCGGCGCCGGCCGAAAACCGCAGTGGGCCTTCCGGGCTGTCGACGCGACCGCTCAGACGCTCGTGCAGTTCGCGCAGGTTGGTCTGGGCCGTTTGCGGGTCCATGTCACGCAACAACACAACGAATTCTTCACCACCCAGGCGGTAGAGGCCATCCTCGGTTCGGAGTGTCTTGCGAACCATGGTCACGAACTGCTCGAGTACCTGATCGCCTGCCTCGTGCCCGTGGTTGTCGTTGATGTGCTTGAAGTGATCGAGATCGAGCACCATCAGGGTGCTGTCGCGGCGTGCCCGCCGATTTTCGGCAATGGCTCTTTCCAGGTCACGCTGAAGCAGCCGGCGATTGCCGGCACCGGTGAGCGGGTCGAGGGTGGCCAGTTGCGAGAGCATGCGCCGCTGGGCCTTGAGCTCATTGGTGAACACCAGGCTGAATCCCGAAATCAGCACGGCCACGGTAATCCAGCTGATGTGCTGCAGCAGATCGTCGAACAACCAGACATTGGCGGCCAGAATGACGGTCACCAGCAGATTCAGCACAATGGCCACGCTGCGTGGCAGTACCAGGAAGTTGATCCACAACACCAGGTAGGTCCAGAGCAGCCCATTGGGGCTGACCAGCAGCGCGCTCATCAGGCACGAGGCCGTGATGATCGACCCGAAGGCGATCAGCGCTTGTGGCTTGAAGCGCGGTATGCGACCGAGCAGGATCGTGCTGACAAGCAGTACGACGATAATCGCGTTGATCAGGGCGCCGAAGGGATCGCCGGTGAGAAACCGATAGACCACGAAGCCGAAGACGACCGCAACGGTCGTCCAGCCACAGTAGTTCATGACGGTGGTTTCTAGTCGAGCGGGCCCGAGTTCGTCGGGCCAATCGATGGACAAGCGGTGTCGGGGCCGCCTGTCGCCGTCTGAGTCCGGTCTATCCGGCACAAATACCCCCAAGAAATCGGCAAATGCTGCCAAATTGCATTATGTGATCTTTTGAATATGCCACAGGGCCGGAGCGAACGGCAAGCGGGCCGTTTAGAATGCAGCGTTGCATTCGATCAGCCGCGAGACTTCGCTTTCCCCCATGCCCGCAGCCTCTCCATATCTGCTTTGCGTCGCCCCGATGATGGACTGGACCGACCGCCACTGCCGGTATTTCCATCGTCTGCTTGCGCCAGAAGTGCGGCTCTACACCGAGATGGTGACCACCGGTGCGGTCATTCACGGGGATCGTGAGCGACTGCTGGGCTTTGATCCGGCCGAGCGCCCGGTTGCCCTGCAGCTTGGCGGCAGTGAACCGGATGAGCTGGCGCGGGCGGCGCGAATCGGCGCGGAATGCGGTTATGACGAGATCAATCTCAACGTGGGTTGCCCCTCCGACCGGGTGCAGAAGGGCCGATTTGGCGCCTGCCTGATGAAGGAGCCGGCGCTGGTTCGCGACTGCCTGGCCGCGATGCGCGCGGCCGTCGACGTGCCGGTGACGGTCAAGACACGGATCGGGGTCGATGAATTGGAGGGCGAAGACTTTCTGCTGGAATTCGTCGATACGGTGTCGGAAAGTGGTATCGACACGATCATCGTCCACGCGCGCAAGGCCTGGCTCCAGGGTCTGAGTCCGAAGGAAAATCGTGAAATTCCGCCCTTGGCCTATGAGCAGGTCCATGCGCTCAAGCGGCGCTTTCCGGAACTGAACGTCGTCCTCAATGGCGGCATCGTCACAATCGAGCAGGCACTAGAGCAACTCGAGCAGGTCGACGGCATCATGCTCGGCCGGGCCGCCTACCAGAATCCCTGGATCCTCGCCGAGCTGAGCGGCGCTCTGGGCTTGCCGAGTGCGGGTTCTCGCCACGCAGTGGTCGAAGCCATGCAAGCCTATGCCCGGCTGCATATCGAAGGCGGGGGTCGGCTCCATCACGTCGGGCGGCATATGCTCGGCCTGTTCCATGGCCAGCCGGGGGCGCGCTCGTGGCGTCGGATGCTCAGCCAGAACATGCACCGGGCAGATGCCGGGCCGGAATTGTTTTTCGATGCCCTGCCGGAGTGACCGGAACTGCGCTTGACCTAAAGCTCCGGCATACGCATATTGACCACCCTTTTACCGCAGTTCGGAGAATCTTGACCTTGATCGTTCGCAGCCCCCAGGAATTCCGTACCCAGATCGATGCCGGCTGGCTCAACAGCGACGGCCCGGCCGTGCCGCGTGCCGTGTTTCTCGTCGAGCCCAGCGGTTTTCGCATCTCGACCGAAACGGCGCGCGACAACGAGTACATGGAAGTCGATAGCGACGTCGATCCCGGGCGGGCGCTCGATCAGCACCGCCAGCTCAGCGAGCGCATTGGCGAATGCGGTATTCCCGTGGTGCGCTTTCCCGGCAAGCCAGAGACCCCCGACGACGTGTTTCCCAATAACGTCTTCGCGACCGCGCCGGGGCGGTTCATTCTCGGCGCCATGCGCTATCCCGGCCGTCAGCGCGAGGCCGAGCGCAAGGACATTCGCGCCTTCTTCACCGACCTGATGCGCTACGAGACGATCGATCTGTCCGGCCGCGGCCTGGTGGCTGAACTCACCGGTGCCTTGGTGCTCGATCGCGCACGCCGCATCGGTTTCTGCG
It encodes the following:
- a CDS encoding EVE domain-containing protein; the protein is MNYWLMKSEPDAFGIDDLERVGIEPWDGVRNYQARNFMRDDMKVRDKIFFYHSNCKEPGIVGIAEVASKPYPDPTQFDPDSKYYDPKSDPDDPRWMLVDVKFKRRTRRTIPLREIKQHADALDGLQLIKRGNRLSVMPIDKQHWDYLLGMEKL
- the rpiA gene encoding ribose-5-phosphate isomerase RpiA, encoding MSQQRLKIEVARAALKYVENGMTLGVGTGSTVNAFIDELASSGKRPEAAVSSSKATTERLEAIGVRVIDLNHTDDLELYIDGADEVDGHKRLIKGGGGALTREKIIAAASRKFVCIVDESKCVDVLGEFPLPVEVIPMARAMVARKLVGLGGRPELREDFTTDNGNLILDVRNLDLVDPVKVETEINQIPGVVTCGLFARRGADVVLVATEGGIDER
- a CDS encoding GGDEF domain-containing protein, with protein sequence MSIDWPDELGPARLETTVMNYCGWTTVAVVFGFVVYRFLTGDPFGALINAIIVVLLVSTILLGRIPRFKPQALIAFGSIITASCLMSALLVSPNGLLWTYLVLWINFLVLPRSVAIVLNLLVTVILAANVWLFDDLLQHISWITVAVLISGFSLVFTNELKAQRRMLSQLATLDPLTGAGNRRLLQRDLERAIAENRRARRDSTLMVLDLDHFKHINDNHGHEAGDQVLEQFVTMVRKTLRTEDGLYRLGGEEFVVLLRDMDPQTAQTNLRELHERLSGRVDSPEGPLRFSAGAATLVTGENWSQWLARADRALYQAKNEGRDRLVMS
- the dusA gene encoding tRNA dihydrouridine(20/20a) synthase DusA, with translation MPAASPYLLCVAPMMDWTDRHCRYFHRLLAPEVRLYTEMVTTGAVIHGDRERLLGFDPAERPVALQLGGSEPDELARAARIGAECGYDEINLNVGCPSDRVQKGRFGACLMKEPALVRDCLAAMRAAVDVPVTVKTRIGVDELEGEDFLLEFVDTVSESGIDTIIVHARKAWLQGLSPKENREIPPLAYEQVHALKRRFPELNVVLNGGIVTIEQALEQLEQVDGIMLGRAAYQNPWILAELSGALGLPSAGSRHAVVEAMQAYARLHIEGGGRLHHVGRHMLGLFHGQPGARSWRRMLSQNMHRADAGPELFFDALPE
- a CDS encoding arginine deiminase-related protein, with the translated sequence MTLIVRSPQEFRTQIDAGWLNSDGPAVPRAVFLVEPSGFRISTETARDNEYMEVDSDVDPGRALDQHRQLSERIGECGIPVVRFPGKPETPDDVFPNNVFATAPGRFILGAMRYPGRQREAERKDIRAFFTDLMRYETIDLSGRGLVAELTGALVLDRARRIGFCGITQRVDESGCRAMHEAFDLALTFQFDLDPHEYHTNVVMAVLASRALVICPDAFADPDVPRAIAHTYPSHVLEITSEEKEAFAGNVIALSFQDLFMSQTAIDALAPEKLKQLEDWGFVIHGIELDEIEKAGGSLRCCVAEIF